Proteins co-encoded in one Anabaena sphaerica FACHB-251 genomic window:
- a CDS encoding PfaB family protein — protein MKELVANKLPKMAIIGMDCLVSGSQELDSFERSIYQGKQDFTPLTYGETPSLPIPLAEIQQLSPQQQLMLKVADKTLKNANLRPETKIAVIIVSKSQTHHQNKLASYISRLWDATSPAFAEENSIFLGLNLAQKLLTNKQVDAVLLAAMDFAKEENFCTDVHTLSYDQNAHETLAGEGAAAVVLQLQDTARQENYCIYAVIDALSVVQNSPHQPEAVTQACQTAFYLADIQPKDIGYLEVYASGIPQQDDAEIQGLITAYQTGEANLSCALGSVKANIGHTHTASGIISLIKTALCLYHRYIPAVPQWTGVKTPDVWRGSPFYVATESKPWFLESGANRRIAAINSMEVDGSYVHLILSEEISQIERSSKYLEQMPYYLFAIAAKNQSSLLDQIITLQKTLQNSPSLSQLASQTFREFQKHQIQKHQNANYAIAILARNQEELTREIDRAIQGVNIAFETGKDWQTPLGSYFTANPQGKKGKVAFVYPGSFTSYIGIGRNLFRLFPKIYDDPVINNVYERVANIEKLIYPRSINKLTKRQLEVIEQQLINDPIAMLESEVGFAGLMSAILKNYFQIQCQCAFGYSLGETSMMLAQGIWTSFKNTSDYLNSSPLFKTQLSGPKNAVRQAWGLPLNGDDQEFWSNYILICPVSQVKEAIKHENRVYIPLINTPEEVVIAGETQACQRVIEKLKCDAFPTSINHVIHCQPMHSEYNELAKINTLPIKDIPESTFYFAANHEPITLDSQTIGHHIAKSLCEQLDFPRLINRVYNENFRIFIEVGVGSNCSRWISSTLKEKEHLAISVNRRGVDDHTSMIRALAKLVSHQVELDLSPLYSVHAVNLQPPIKLETNRNFKNRPLIPLENELVQEPSGILKSIPHHPSNPQYQKLSDNNALMTKSHSFLLKSRQASLQQINCLIQQQIGVYKKMVEQGKKN, from the coding sequence ATGAAAGAACTTGTAGCAAATAAACTTCCTAAAATGGCAATTATAGGCATGGATTGCCTTGTTAGTGGTTCTCAAGAATTAGATAGTTTTGAACGCAGTATTTACCAAGGGAAACAGGATTTTACACCTCTTACCTATGGAGAAACACCATCATTACCAATTCCATTAGCAGAAATTCAACAATTATCACCGCAACAACAATTAATGTTAAAAGTGGCTGATAAGACTCTCAAAAATGCCAACTTGCGACCAGAAACCAAAATTGCAGTTATCATCGTGAGTAAATCCCAAACTCACCACCAAAATAAATTAGCAAGTTATATTTCGCGGCTTTGGGATGCAACTAGTCCAGCTTTTGCTGAAGAAAATTCAATTTTTTTAGGATTAAATTTAGCACAAAAGCTATTAACCAATAAGCAAGTAGATGCTGTTTTATTAGCAGCAATGGATTTTGCTAAAGAGGAAAATTTTTGTACAGATGTACATACCCTCAGTTATGACCAAAACGCTCATGAAACTTTAGCAGGAGAAGGTGCAGCGGCTGTAGTATTGCAACTTCAAGATACAGCCAGACAAGAGAATTATTGCATATATGCAGTAATTGATGCTTTAAGTGTAGTGCAAAATTCTCCACACCAACCGGAAGCAGTTACCCAAGCTTGTCAAACAGCTTTTTATCTGGCAGATATTCAACCTAAAGATATTGGCTATCTGGAAGTTTATGCTAGTGGAATTCCCCAACAAGATGACGCAGAAATTCAAGGTTTAATCACAGCTTATCAAACTGGAGAAGCAAATTTAAGCTGTGCTTTAGGTAGTGTTAAAGCTAACATTGGACACACTCACACCGCATCAGGAATTATTAGCTTAATTAAAACAGCACTTTGTTTATATCACCGCTATATTCCCGCAGTTCCCCAGTGGACTGGTGTAAAAACACCAGATGTTTGGCGTGGTAGTCCCTTTTATGTTGCCACAGAATCTAAACCCTGGTTTTTAGAATCAGGTGCGAATAGAAGAATAGCTGCTATTAATAGCATGGAAGTCGATGGCAGTTATGTACACCTAATTTTATCCGAAGAAATCAGTCAAATAGAACGCAGCAGCAAATATTTAGAACAAATGCCTTATTATTTATTTGCGATCGCTGCCAAAAATCAATCCTCACTCCTAGACCAAATTATTACACTGCAAAAAACTCTTCAAAATTCTCCTTCCCTATCCCAACTTGCCAGCCAAACATTTAGAGAATTTCAAAAACATCAAATTCAAAAACATCAAAATGCAAATTACGCCATAGCAATTCTGGCACGGAATCAAGAAGAATTAACACGAGAAATAGACCGCGCAATTCAAGGTGTTAACATAGCCTTTGAGACCGGAAAAGACTGGCAAACACCCCTTGGCAGCTATTTTACAGCCAACCCACAGGGAAAAAAAGGTAAAGTTGCTTTCGTTTATCCTGGTTCTTTCACCTCTTATATTGGCATAGGTCGCAATCTCTTCCGACTATTTCCCAAAATTTATGATGACCCAGTAATTAACAACGTTTATGAACGAGTTGCTAACATTGAAAAACTCATTTATCCCCGCAGCATAAATAAACTGACAAAAAGACAACTAGAAGTCATAGAACAGCAATTAATAAATGATCCAATAGCAATGCTGGAATCAGAAGTTGGCTTTGCTGGACTCATGAGCGCAATTCTCAAAAATTATTTCCAAATCCAGTGTCAATGCGCTTTTGGCTATAGTCTTGGTGAAACCAGCATGATGTTAGCACAAGGTATCTGGACAAGCTTTAAAAATACCAGTGATTACTTAAACTCATCTCCTCTATTTAAAACCCAACTATCTGGACCCAAAAATGCAGTTCGTCAAGCTTGGGGACTACCTTTAAATGGCGATGATCAAGAATTTTGGAGTAACTACATTCTTATATGTCCAGTCTCCCAAGTTAAAGAAGCCATCAAACATGAAAACCGCGTCTATATACCTTTAATTAATACACCTGAAGAAGTTGTCATTGCCGGAGAAACACAAGCTTGTCAAAGAGTAATTGAAAAACTAAAATGTGATGCTTTTCCCACATCAATAAATCATGTAATTCATTGTCAACCAATGCACTCGGAGTACAATGAACTAGCAAAAATCAACACCTTACCGATTAAAGATATACCAGAATCAACTTTTTATTTTGCCGCAAATCACGAACCAATTACACTTGACAGTCAGACTATAGGACACCATATTGCAAAATCTCTCTGTGAACAACTTGATTTTCCTCGTTTAATTAACCGCGTTTACAATGAAAACTTCAGAATATTTATTGAAGTAGGAGTTGGTAGCAACTGTTCCCGATGGATAAGTTCAACCCTCAAAGAAAAAGAACATCTGGCTATATCTGTTAATAGAAGAGGAGTAGATGATCATACTTCAATGATTAGAGCATTAGCAAAACTCGTCAGCCATCAAGTTGAATTAGATTTATCACCCTTGTATTCTGTTCATGCGGTAAATCTTCAACCACCAATCAAATTAGAAACTAACAGGAATTTCAAAAATCGGCCTTTAATTCCTCTAGAAAATGAGCTTGTTCAAGAACCATCTGGAATTTTAAAATCTATTCCCCATCATCCCAGCAATCCCCAGTATCAAAAATTGAGTGATAACAATGCACTCATGACTAAATCTCACAGTTTTTTATTAAAATCACGCCAAGCATCATTACAACAGATAAATTGCCTAATTCAACAACAAATAGGTGTTTATAAAAAGATGGTTGAACAAGGAAAGAAAAATTAA
- a CDS encoding type I polyketide synthase, translated as MAVAKFEAALAQLQDEVSNCEKALLKLINVKKNMPENTNLISKINTQLQQTNVAIIGMASIFPQSKNLQEYWEKIVQKVDCITEVPPSRWSIEDYYDRDPKAPDKTYCKRGGFIPDIDFNPMEFGLPPNILEVTDVSQLLGLVVAKAAMEDAGYTESRQFNREKTGVILGVAIGRQLAVPLGARLQYPVWEKVLKNSGLSDEDTQKVIEKLKSAYVQWEENAFPGMLANVISGRIANRLDLGGMNCVVDAACASSLGALKMAISELVEHRADMMITGGVDTDNSIFAYMCFSKTPAVSPGEKVKPFDADSDGMMLGEGVGMVVLKRLEDAVRDGDRIYAVIKGIGSSSDGKYKSIYAPRSEGQVKALRRAYENAGFSPETVGLIEAHGTGTMVGDPTEFTSIKEVFSENNSKQQYIALGTVKSQIGHTKAAAGAASLIKTALALHHKVLPPTINVTKPHPKLNIENSPFYLNTETRPWISNQPRRAGVSAFGFGGTNYHVVLEEYEHEHDHSYRLHNSAKSILLSAPTTQELLSRCEDIQRQLQSEDQERHYQQLIAECEKVEIPVNHARVGFVAASLTQAVEFLQVIIDLIKNKPTSASWEHPKGIYYRQKGIETTGKIVALFSGQGSQYLEMARELVVNFPSLRQTYTHIDTLFCKDGLNSVSEVVFPPPVFDAEHKQKQLETLQKTEYAQPAIGAFSAGLYKILQQAGFKADFVAGHSFGELTALWAAGVLSEEDYFFLVKARGQAMATPTEIDAGGMLAVKGDVRQVSELIKDFPQIAVANWNSQHQVVLAGKKAEITKVQDVLQEKGFSTFLLGVSAAFHTPLVAHAQKPFAQAIEKVTFNQAQIPVYTNVTGELYPHEPGEIQKILKQHLLNQVLFQQEIENIYGAGGYCFIEFGPKNVLTNLVKEILGEKPHIAVALNGNYRKDSDLVLREAVIQLRVAGVPLQNLDPYQIVTKIPEVDKKKVLNVRLNCSNITDKSQKAFAQALENGHIVGATSPQPPQLEVVKEHQPEPQPAFASAKVSLTANQEMLAEECSHGKAVNNHNNGKLEEVEKVEIQLPHYDRVIDSLEQSLAEFTRQQSDITHVHEQSLRNQTEYTKTFYELMQHQYSLLANGEVNEYQAQTQQLAISSSERSMMRLHDHQAETIRIHEKYLNYQQDYANNYFQLLQQHYDFLQFSDDRNQTQPPSKPLPQHLLPGNENKEEFVTSVNGNGANIYPSIQEKKLEENPNTITAIPTTPINIDTSALSQTLLNIVSDKTGYPVEMLDLSMDIEADLGIDSIKRVEILGGLLELYPDLPKPNPEELGQLRTLGQIAEYIKTLVLELLNQKVETPETKIVTAQMLVEVPHETVEHEPQFLEPQTHVSDTKADTAIFIPSSEDGLDKSTGNEITQVVETEKPITITADLSNILLTIVSDKTGYPTEMLELSMDIEADLGIDSIKRVEILGGLLELYPDLPKPNPEELGQLRTLGQIAEYMQNQAEGVTKLLTQEKPNVKEQQFHHNILRSPAKLKQLPPPDILDFTIPENHIILITDDGLKTTQKLVNTLTGRGCKTVVLSFPSVQSNLPVEINRVRLNDWSEESLQQQLTDIADNFGSVATFIHLHPVFSGSSETDKAILRHVFLIAKHLKEPLNHAATKGRSCFLSVARLDGEFALGKTNNFSPISGGLFGLTKSLNQEWESVFCRSLDISPDLDAETSVKYILAELQDPNLLVTEVGYSNKGRFTLVAEPLIPTLIRGEQATNIDTNAVFLVSGGAKGITSQCVIKLAQEYQCKFILLGRSSTEPEPVWAEGYENEAELKQQIMEDFLAKGEKPTPIMVQKKYQMISSQREIQNTLKAIEKAGGKAEYLSVDVTDSVLLAEKLTPVIERLGAITGIIHGAGNLADKRIEKKTIQDFETVYAAKIQGLENLLHCVPPSQLQYLVLFSSVVGFYGNVGQSDYAIANEILNKSAHLIKHNHPHCHVVAINWGPWDSGMVSPELKKAFAERGIETIPIEIGTQMLVNELANTKSDTEQVVIGSPLIYIPPTLPSDLKTYHIKRQLTLESNPFLHDHVIAGRPVLPATCGLLWMTNACEQLYPGFKACNCPNFKVLKGIVFDETLASEYILEIQELAKIENKEIQFAAKISSINPEGKIRYHFSTNLILKRELPSIPNYELLNLNQDEQFLPTNQLLYQTGGGSLFHGTIFQGVKSVLNASPGKLTIECNLPQPTAQQQGQFPVQTFNPYIADVQIHSLWIWTQHFHQIGCLPSEIQNFEQFTPVPFGETFYITCEVKSKTESTVVADVITHNKQGQIYNRMIGAKGTILPKQIG; from the coding sequence ATGGCTGTTGCCAAATTTGAAGCTGCGTTAGCACAATTGCAAGATGAAGTGAGCAACTGTGAAAAGGCTCTGCTCAAACTTATCAATGTGAAAAAAAATATGCCAGAGAACACAAATTTAATTAGTAAAATTAATACCCAATTGCAGCAAACTAATGTTGCAATTATTGGCATGGCTTCTATATTTCCCCAATCAAAAAATTTACAGGAATATTGGGAAAAAATTGTTCAGAAAGTAGATTGTATTACTGAGGTTCCCCCTTCACGTTGGAGTATAGAGGATTACTATGATCGTGACCCCAAAGCACCGGATAAAACTTACTGCAAACGGGGCGGATTCATCCCAGATATAGATTTTAATCCGATGGAATTTGGTTTACCTCCGAATATTTTAGAGGTGACAGATGTTTCCCAGTTATTGGGTTTAGTAGTTGCGAAAGCGGCGATGGAAGATGCTGGTTATACCGAATCTCGACAGTTTAACAGGGAAAAAACTGGGGTAATATTAGGTGTAGCAATTGGTAGACAACTAGCAGTACCATTAGGTGCAAGGTTGCAATATCCAGTTTGGGAAAAAGTTCTGAAAAACAGCGGTTTATCAGATGAAGACACCCAGAAAGTGATTGAAAAACTCAAAAGTGCATACGTGCAGTGGGAAGAAAACGCCTTCCCTGGAATGTTAGCTAATGTGATTTCTGGACGTATTGCCAACCGGCTCGATTTGGGAGGGATGAATTGCGTAGTTGATGCAGCTTGTGCCAGTTCCTTGGGTGCATTGAAAATGGCAATTAGCGAATTAGTTGAACATCGTGCCGACATGATGATAACTGGCGGAGTTGACACTGATAATTCGATTTTCGCCTATATGTGTTTCAGTAAAACTCCTGCGGTTTCTCCTGGTGAGAAAGTTAAACCTTTCGATGCAGATTCTGATGGCATGATGTTAGGTGAAGGCGTGGGGATGGTGGTACTCAAGCGCCTAGAAGATGCAGTCAGAGATGGCGATCGCATCTATGCAGTCATTAAAGGTATCGGTAGTTCCAGCGATGGCAAGTATAAAAGCATTTACGCCCCCCGTTCCGAAGGACAAGTTAAAGCCCTACGTCGTGCTTATGAAAATGCCGGATTTTCACCAGAAACTGTGGGTTTAATTGAAGCACATGGCACAGGAACAATGGTAGGAGATCCCACAGAATTCACTTCTATCAAAGAGGTATTTAGTGAAAACAATTCCAAACAACAATACATTGCTTTGGGAACAGTTAAATCACAAATTGGACACACCAAAGCCGCCGCAGGTGCAGCAAGTTTAATCAAAACAGCTTTGGCATTGCATCACAAAGTATTACCACCCACAATTAACGTTACTAAACCACATCCAAAACTGAATATTGAGAATTCCCCATTTTATTTAAATACAGAAACTAGACCTTGGATTAGTAACCAGCCTAGACGCGCCGGGGTAAGTGCATTTGGTTTTGGAGGCACAAATTATCATGTTGTTTTGGAGGAATATGAACATGAACATGATCACTCGTATCGTTTACACAATTCTGCAAAATCAATCCTATTATCTGCACCCACAACTCAAGAATTATTATCTCGCTGTGAAGATATCCAGCGACAATTGCAATCAGAAGATCAAGAACGGCATTATCAACAACTAATTGCAGAGTGTGAAAAAGTAGAAATTCCCGTCAACCATGCCAGAGTTGGATTTGTAGCAGCATCTTTAACACAAGCGGTAGAATTTTTGCAAGTCATTATTGACTTAATCAAAAATAAACCAACATCCGCATCTTGGGAACATCCCAAAGGAATTTATTACCGCCAAAAAGGGATAGAAACTACAGGAAAAATAGTAGCATTATTTTCCGGGCAAGGTTCGCAATATTTGGAAATGGCGCGGGAATTGGTAGTTAACTTTCCTAGCTTGCGTCAAACCTATACTCACATAGATACTTTGTTCTGTAAAGATGGGTTAAACTCTGTATCTGAAGTAGTGTTTCCGCCCCCAGTTTTTGATGCAGAACACAAACAAAAGCAGCTAGAAACACTGCAAAAAACAGAATATGCACAACCTGCAATTGGCGCATTTAGTGCAGGGTTGTACAAGATATTACAACAAGCTGGGTTTAAAGCTGATTTTGTTGCCGGTCATAGTTTTGGAGAACTGACAGCTTTATGGGCTGCGGGTGTTTTAAGTGAAGAAGATTATTTCTTTTTGGTCAAAGCTAGGGGACAAGCAATGGCCACACCCACAGAAATTGATGCTGGGGGAATGTTAGCAGTTAAAGGTGATGTTCGTCAAGTATCGGAATTAATTAAAGATTTTCCTCAAATTGCTGTTGCTAATTGGAATTCTCAGCATCAGGTAGTATTAGCTGGCAAGAAAGCAGAAATTACCAAAGTGCAAGATGTTTTGCAAGAAAAGGGATTTTCTACATTTTTATTAGGAGTTTCCGCAGCTTTTCATACACCATTAGTAGCCCATGCACAAAAACCTTTTGCCCAAGCAATTGAAAAGGTAACTTTTAATCAGGCGCAGATTCCCGTTTATACCAATGTCACAGGGGAATTGTACCCCCATGAACCCGGAGAAATTCAAAAAATTCTCAAGCAACATTTGTTAAATCAGGTGCTGTTTCAACAGGAAATTGAGAACATATATGGGGCTGGTGGTTATTGCTTTATTGAGTTTGGTCCTAAAAACGTTCTCACTAACTTAGTGAAAGAGATTTTGGGTGAAAAACCGCATATAGCTGTAGCTTTAAATGGGAATTATCGCAAAGATAGCGATTTGGTATTACGAGAAGCAGTAATACAGTTGCGGGTTGCTGGTGTACCTTTGCAAAATCTAGACCCCTACCAAATTGTCACTAAAATACCCGAAGTTGATAAAAAGAAGGTTTTGAATGTGCGTTTGAATTGTAGCAATATCACCGACAAATCACAAAAAGCATTTGCACAAGCCTTAGAAAATGGTCACATCGTCGGGGCTACTTCTCCCCAACCTCCGCAACTGGAAGTAGTTAAAGAACACCAACCAGAACCACAACCAGCTTTTGCAAGTGCAAAAGTTTCCCTTACCGCAAACCAGGAGATGTTAGCAGAAGAATGCAGTCATGGTAAGGCAGTGAATAATCACAATAATGGCAAATTAGAAGAAGTAGAAAAAGTAGAAATTCAACTTCCCCATTACGACAGAGTTATTGACAGCTTAGAACAATCTTTAGCCGAATTTACTCGTCAACAAAGTGATATTACACACGTTCATGAACAATCTCTGCGAAATCAAACAGAGTACACAAAGACATTTTATGAATTAATGCAGCACCAGTATTCGTTGTTGGCAAATGGCGAAGTAAATGAATATCAAGCGCAAACACAACAACTAGCAATTTCTAGTTCTGAACGTAGCATGATGCGGCTTCATGACCATCAAGCTGAAACTATTCGCATTCATGAAAAATATCTCAACTACCAACAAGACTACGCCAATAATTACTTTCAATTACTGCAACAACATTATGATTTTTTGCAGTTTTCTGATGATAGAAATCAAACGCAACCCCCTTCTAAACCTCTTCCTCAGCACCTGCTGCCGGGAAATGAAAACAAAGAAGAATTTGTAACCAGTGTTAACGGGAATGGGGCTAATATTTACCCTTCCATACAAGAGAAGAAGTTAGAAGAAAATCCAAATACTATCACTGCCATTCCCACAACTCCAATTAATATTGATACCTCCGCCCTTAGCCAAACTCTACTCAATATTGTCAGTGATAAAACAGGTTATCCAGTAGAAATGTTAGACCTGTCAATGGATATTGAGGCAGATTTGGGAATTGACTCGATCAAACGGGTAGAAATTTTAGGAGGACTACTAGAACTTTACCCCGACTTACCCAAACCGAACCCAGAAGAATTAGGACAATTGCGGACACTGGGACAAATTGCCGAGTATATAAAAACTCTAGTTCTAGAGTTGCTAAATCAAAAAGTAGAGACTCCAGAAACAAAAATTGTCACCGCACAAATGTTAGTGGAAGTTCCTCACGAAACTGTTGAACATGAACCACAATTTCTGGAACCTCAAACCCATGTTAGTGATACAAAAGCTGACACAGCAATTTTCATTCCCTCCAGCGAAGATGGGTTAGACAAATCTACTGGAAATGAAATCACACAGGTAGTAGAAACAGAAAAACCAATAACAATTACCGCAGATTTGAGTAACATTCTTCTCACCATTGTTAGTGATAAAACTGGTTATCCAACAGAGATGTTAGAACTATCAATGGATATTGAAGCAGATTTGGGAATTGATTCTATCAAACGGGTAGAAATTTTAGGAGGACTGCTAGAACTTTACCCTGACTTACCCAAACCGAACCCAGAAGAATTAGGACAATTGCGTACACTGGGACAAATTGCCGAGTATATGCAAAATCAGGCTGAGGGTGTAACTAAGTTGCTGACGCAAGAAAAGCCGAATGTTAAAGAACAGCAATTTCATCACAATATTCTTCGTAGTCCGGCAAAATTAAAACAACTGCCCCCACCTGATATTTTAGATTTCACCATTCCTGAAAATCACATTATTTTAATCACTGATGATGGGTTAAAAACTACCCAGAAATTAGTTAACACTTTAACAGGCAGAGGTTGCAAAACTGTAGTTTTAAGTTTCCCTTCTGTGCAATCAAATCTACCTGTAGAAATTAATCGGGTAAGATTAAATGATTGGAGTGAAGAGAGTTTACAACAACAGTTAACCGATATTGCTGATAATTTTGGTTCTGTAGCTACTTTCATTCATCTACATCCTGTATTCAGTGGTAGTTCTGAAACAGACAAAGCTATTCTTCGTCATGTCTTTTTAATTGCCAAACATCTCAAAGAACCACTCAATCACGCAGCAACAAAAGGACGTAGTTGTTTCTTAAGTGTTGCCCGATTAGATGGGGAATTTGCACTCGGAAAGACAAATAATTTTAGTCCTATTAGTGGGGGACTCTTTGGACTGACCAAAAGTTTAAATCAAGAATGGGAATCTGTATTTTGTCGTTCCCTTGATATAAGTCCAGATTTAGATGCAGAAACATCGGTAAAATACATCCTTGCTGAACTTCAAGACCCCAATTTATTAGTTACAGAAGTAGGATATAGCAACAAAGGCAGATTTACTTTAGTTGCAGAACCTTTGATTCCCACCTTAATCAGGGGCGAACAAGCCACTAACATTGATACCAATGCAGTATTTTTAGTCAGTGGTGGTGCAAAAGGAATAACTTCCCAATGTGTGATTAAATTAGCCCAAGAATATCAATGTAAATTCATTCTTTTAGGTCGTTCTAGTACAGAACCAGAACCTGTATGGGCTGAAGGTTATGAAAATGAAGCTGAATTGAAACAGCAAATTATGGAGGATTTTCTAGCTAAAGGAGAAAAACCAACCCCCATAATGGTACAGAAAAAATATCAGATGATTTCCTCTCAGCGAGAAATTCAAAATACATTGAAAGCAATTGAGAAAGCAGGAGGAAAAGCTGAATATCTGAGTGTAGATGTGACAGATAGCGTTTTATTAGCAGAAAAACTTACACCTGTAATTGAACGTTTAGGGGCGATCACTGGAATTATTCACGGTGCTGGTAACTTGGCTGATAAACGGATTGAGAAAAAAACAATTCAGGATTTTGAAACAGTTTATGCTGCCAAAATTCAAGGTTTAGAAAATCTGCTGCACTGTGTACCACCAAGCCAACTGCAATATTTAGTATTGTTTTCTTCAGTGGTGGGATTTTATGGAAATGTGGGACAATCAGATTATGCGATCGCTAACGAAATCCTCAACAAATCAGCCCATCTCATCAAACATAACCACCCCCATTGTCATGTTGTTGCTATTAACTGGGGTCCCTGGGATAGTGGTATGGTATCACCAGAATTAAAGAAAGCCTTTGCAGAAAGAGGAATTGAAACCATACCCATAGAAATCGGCACACAAATGTTAGTTAATGAACTGGCAAATACCAAGTCAGACACAGAACAAGTAGTAATTGGTAGCCCATTAATTTATATTCCTCCTACCTTACCCAGTGACTTAAAAACCTATCACATCAAACGCCAATTAACATTAGAATCCAATCCATTTTTACACGATCATGTAATAGCAGGTCGTCCCGTTCTTCCCGCTACTTGTGGACTCTTATGGATGACCAACGCTTGCGAACAACTATATCCCGGTTTTAAAGCCTGTAATTGTCCCAACTTCAAAGTCTTGAAAGGAATCGTTTTTGATGAAACTTTAGCAAGTGAATATATTCTAGAAATCCAAGAACTTGCTAAAATTGAAAACAAAGAAATACAATTTGCTGCTAAAATTAGCAGTATCAATCCCGAAGGTAAAATCAGATATCATTTCAGTACAAATCTGATTTTGAAACGTGAACTTCCCTCTATTCCTAACTATGAATTGCTGAACTTAAATCAGGATGAGCAATTCCTCCCTACAAATCAATTACTTTATCAAACTGGGGGAGGTAGCTTATTTCACGGAACTATCTTTCAAGGGGTAAAATCAGTCTTAAACGCCAGTCCTGGTAAACTCACCATCGAATGTAACTTACCACAACCTACAGCACAGCAACAGGGACAATTTCCAGTTCAGACATTCAACCCCTATATAGCAGATGTGCAGATTCATTCCCTCTGGATTTGGACACAGCACTTTCATCAAATAGGTTGCTTACCCTCAGAAATTCAAAACTTTGAACAATTTACACCTGTTCCTTTTGGTGAAACATTTTATATTACTTGTGAAGTCAAATCCAAGACAGAATCAACTGTAGTTGCTGATGTCATCACCCACAATAAACAAGGACAAATTTATAACCGCATGATTGGCGCGAAAGGAACTATTTTACCCAAGCAAATAGGATAG